The region CATAGAATTAAAAATGTCGGTATAAAAgtcaacattgataacaataaaataaatctagaacaaaaaggaaaaaataatttatttttgattgtatttgttcaatacaaaaagtaccatggtatCCATCATTTGGTGATTTGTCATTACAAATGTGGTAATTTggcataaaaatatttaaaaaaaataaaataaaaaattaaatattgataTCACCTATATAGAATAAAAAGTCTATTCTTTTTGTattgatgattaaaaaaaataccctGGTGTCCAGTTTGGTAATTTTGCCATTTCAAATGTGGTCAtttggtgtatatatatatatatatgtgtgtgtgtgtgtaaaaatgtgtatatatatatatatatatatatatatatatatatatatatatatatatatatatatatatatatatatatatatatatgaaactgAAAAATCCTGAAAGTGTCTTAAAGTAGATCCCATTTTAATTTTGCTGTGttacatattgatttttttttttatgattaattaCAAATCACAGGTCTCATATTTAGTAAGTTGAATTTATTTGCCTAGGAAGTTGAGTTGGTATTTTCAAAAGCAAGctcaaagtaatttattctttaCAACcacataatttaacatttaacataaaataacagaaatctAATAGGAGTCAGAAAATTACCAGGTGATACATTGTCACAATACATACAAATTCTTGGATGGATttcatggaaataaataaaatgtgtaattgGAAAGGAAATAATCATTAATCAATTAATACTCAACATTTTTACAAGAAAACAATGACACGAGGTGTGAAACCTGAGAAACAATGAGCAACATATTACATGGGAGACAGTTCtatagttgtgtgtgtgtgtgtgtgtgtgtgtgtgtgtgtgtctgcacaCGTGAGAGTGGGTAAAACACACCATCTTTTTCTATTCCTGAGATCTCACTCAGGGTGCTTTTGCTTGAGTCTGAACCTGAATTTATTTTCTAATTTTCTCTGTCCACCTCTGATCTACTTTCACTGTGCTCTGTTGTGCATTTACAAAATACATTACCAGTAGCGGTTAACCAGTGCTGAGAATAGAGAATGTGGCTTTAAAGCTCAAAGTACACGTCtcccttttgttttgttttattacaaaaatgttGGTACCTATTTGCTGTGTATACATTCGTATTTCACGTGGAGAGAACACAAGCAGCTCACAAGAGAAGGTTTTAGAAGGCAAACAGTATTAAGATGAATGACTGCTGAATGTGCACGTTTTCcttaataatatacatatacaataGTGGTTCATCAAGACCACACTGCTTTAACATTAACTTCAAAGTCTACTGAAGTTCACATGGAGCAAACCACTAACTTGAGTACAATTCTTTGGATTAATTCAGTTCAGGATGAAAATGTCCTCAGATCCTCCTTTCAACCTTATACACAGACTCAACCAactcatgattttttttatgtaaactcTTCCTCCAcgtttttttataatgttttttttttttttagtccatAGTCTTATCACTCCATGCCAGGGATTTCCTCTTGGCCAGCTCCATCCAGGATGGTTGAGCACTTTCACGAACAGACTGCACAGgagatgatgatggtgatgatgaaggtgatgatgatgatggtagcACTGGTTTCTGCTGCCATTTATCCTCTCTGTCTGTTGATCTCATGGGAACAGAAGTGACTGATGCTTCTAGAATTATAAACACCAAGTATGAGCATATAACTGAACTATATAGCAATCATGTAAAACTTATATTGTATCTCACACTTACGCATTGACATACTTGGGTCGAATCCTGTGCTTGTACCTGAGACTTTTGAGATCGGTCTGAGAGGAACTGTTGATTGAGACGTGCTTGAGGACTCTGATGTGGCTTTCTGCTCACCTGTCTATTGAAATCAGTAAAAGGAAATCTGAAACaattcacaaaacaaaacaccacaaacacaatataCACAACTGTACTAGATAGTGTGAgtcctttaattttaatttataaatgtataattttatatttataattaaagcTCAAAGATCTGTTATAGCTTAATCTGCTCTGGACACTAGGGGTTGGTAGTAAAACCtgaggtaataataataatcttataattaataataatcttaTAATATtttctacagcacctttaaatgttacaTCTCAACGcactttacaaaaaataaataaaacaacaaaatacaccATATAAAAATCATACAATAAGAGATACattcaaaacaattaaaaataaaataatataaaataaatacaatattcaAGTAAAAGCTAccctaaaaaaagaaagagtttTAAGGCGAGATTTAAACATGCTAAGGGATTTAGCTTGCCTTATCTCAATAGGTAAAGAGTTTCATAGTTTAGGAGCTAGTGAAGAGAAAGCCCTATTTCCCATCAGTCTTAAACAGGTTGGCAGAACAGTTAAAAGACCAGTTTCAGATAAGCGAAGGTCACAGATTGGAGTTTAGGGAGTTAAAAGCTTGGACAAAGAGGTGCCAAACCATGCAAAGCCTCATAAGTAAGCAtcagaattttaaaattaaccTTAAACCTAACAGGGAGCCATTGCAAAGACTCCATAATGATATTATCTCTTATCCTAGTTCTAGTTAGGATGCTAGCAGCCGaattttgcacaacctgcaattTGTTTAGGGTAACTTTTGAAACCACAGCCAACAAAGCATTGCAATAGTCAATATGGGAAAATACAAAGGTGTTAATCAACTTCTCAGCAACAGGGAAAGATATTtctaagatgaaaaaaaaaagatgttttaacagtattttgaaCATGTGGCTCAAATGTTAGAAAAGCATCAACGTAGCTGGTGGGGTGAACCAATGAGCATAATCTCAGTCTTTTCACTgtcaaaggattagttcactttcaaattaaaatttcctgataatttactcacccccatgtcatccaagatgtccatgtccttctttcttcagttgaaaagaaattaaggtttttgatgaaaacattcctgtatttttctccatatagtggacttcaatggagcccaaacagttgaaggtcaaaattacagtttcagtgcagcttcaaagcgttctacacaatcccagatgagaaataagggtcttatctagagaaaccatcgctcattttctaaaaaattttttttaattctataccttttaaccataaatgctcatcttgaactagctctcttcttcttctctatttgaattccagcagtgtagacactgctacgTGTATTACTatcctcctcaggtcaaagtttgaactaattgtcatatacttgcactaacatattgtatataacaatttagttcaaactttgacctgtgaagggcagtaatacacttctaataggaattctaatagagaagaagaagaagaagaagaagaagaagaagaagaagaagaagaagagctagttcaagatgagcatttctggttaaaatgtatataattttaaaaattttttagaaaatgagtgatggtttctctagataagacccttatttctcatctgggatcgtgtagaacgctttgaagatGCAATGAcaatgtaattttgaccttcaaccgtttggaggccattgaagtccactatatggagaaaaatcctggaatattcatcaaaaaccttaatttatttttgactgaagaaagaaggacatgaacatcttggatgacatgggggtgagtaaattatcaggaaagtttaatttgaaagtgaactaatcctttaagacaaagaaaaatttgtgacatccatttttttttaaatattagacATACATTGTGAAAGAAAATCCACAGGCACAGTATCATCAGGTTTTGAATTCATATAAATTTGAGTGTCATctgcataaaaatgaaattttagaCCAAGAAATTTCAAAAGCTGACCAAGTGGAGAAATATAGATGTTAAAAAGCAAGAGACCCAAAATTGATCCCTGAGGGACTCCAGATTGCACGAAACCAACCTCATACCTAAATCCACCCATGGTAACAAATTGCTTATGATCTGTGAGGTAGGACTTAAACCAATTAAGTGCAGTATCAGAGACCCCAAAGACAGTTTCTAGACAAGTAATTAAAAGAGAATGATCTACAGTGTCAAAAGTGTCAAGAAGGGTCAAAACTGAAAGACAGCCAGAATCtgaagcaattaattaagtcaTTAGTGACCTTAACCTATGCTGTTTCAGTTCTATACAGATGCCAGATTGCAAGGGCTCAATTTTCAGTTACATAAGAACTGAGTAGCAACAACTCACTCCAAAATTTTAGCAAGAAAAGGGAGATTGGATATGGGACAGAAATTATTAAGTTTTCTTCATAGTCAATGTTCGTCTTTTTTGGTACAGGGTTAACCGCGGCGATTTTCAAAGCTGTTGGCACAACACCAGTACACAGAGAATGATTTAATATTACTCAAAACAACAGGACACAAGGAAGAAAAACATGATTGAAACAAAATAGTAGGTATGGGATCAAGTAAGGAAGTGTCTGCTTTCATTTGAGAAACCTCCTTTTGAAGGGAATATGAGTCATGTGTGCAGAGGTGTATATCGAGTTGGGATGAAGGATAAAGGGAAGTATGAAGAGAGCATGCTTTGTTGTTGCTGCAGTTCTTTATATTAGTTTATAGCATAAAAGTAAGACACAACATTTTGGCGACAACTATGGCAGCACTCAGTTACGATGCCTGCTTTGTTTTTGCCATGCCCAGGTCAGCCCTCGGTAGTACCGATTCATACTTGGCAGAAGAGGCTTGAAAATTATCTTGTCGCCATCGATGGCACTGGAGGTCCGTGATCAGAGGAGAGGAAACATTTTCTTCTACTAAAGTGCCTGGGAACCGAGGGGTTAAATGTTTTCTACATGCTGCTTAATACAGTTTGGACGGTTGCCGATGCTTTCAAAGCATTAGAAAAGGctttctcaaccctggtccttGAGGGCCACTGCCCTGCAGAGTTGAGCACCAACCCTATTCCAatacacctgaaccagctaattaagCTGTTCATGATTACTAGAAAGCTATaggcaggtgagtttgatcaaggttggagctaaactctgcaggacagtggccctcgaggaccagggttgagaaccCCTGCATTAGAGGAACATTTTCAGCCTCAGTGTGCATCGTGACTTCGGCGATCATACGGACGAGATGATACGGGATCAATAAGTGGAGAAAGTATTCTCAGCCCACATTTGCGAGCGACTCTTGCTACAGCCATAGAGCTCCTAGTAGACAAGGGCTTCACTGTTTCTAGCCTCCCTCAAAACTTTTATAAACAGCATTTCAGTATATCTCCCTTACAACCCCATCGTGTAAAACTGGTTACTTAAACGAAAGCGGCACTGCCTATACTCAGATGCCTACCTGCGCATGTAACATAGTGGTTTCACCCTCCTTGGCCTCAGCACCAGCAGCTTTTCAAAAAATGATGGTAACGATACTGAAAGTACTTTATGGAGTCCAGAACTACCTGGATGTTGTGATTGTGGATGGACGCACTGCAGTCGAGCATGATTGCAATCTGCAGGCTGTTTTAACAGCACTACAGCATGCAGATCTCATGCTGAATCAAGCGAAATGCAAGTTCAGCTGCACAAGCCTTCCTTATCTGGTACACACTATTACTGCGCAAGACCTGCTACCGAACCACTGCCACATTCAGGCTATCTTACAAGCTCCAGCCCGACAGATCCAGCCAAATTATGCTCATTCTTAAGACTAATGTCTTGGTATTTGTAGTTCACGCAAAACTACTCTTCAGAGGTGGAGCCACTGAGGGCATGCTTAAAGAAAGTGGGTGTTTTCAGTTGGACTGAGGACGCAAAGAAAAGCTTTGAGTAATTGAAGGAGCTCATTGTGAACAGCCCAGCTCTGGTAATCTTTAATCCAGCACTACATACTTAACCTGTGACGCCTCTGACTATGGAATAGGGGCTATGCTAACAAAGATGCTGATGGTTCTGAGCGTACCATAGCACAtcccgctctctctctctcttggcaGCAGAGCAGAAATATGCCATAGTAGAGAAAGAAACTCCAGCCTACATCTGGGCTGTGGAGCAGTGGCAAACCTTTTGGTGGTGCCGTTGGTTCACCCTTCATACCGACCATCAAGCACTAACTACTCTGTTGGTATCTAAAGTTATGGGCCGTGCTGGAAATGCGCAATGCGAGATGGTCTGCACACCTGCTCTGCTTCAACTATGAAGTGTTGTACACACCAGGATCTGCCTCTCACACCTACCCTTGCCCGCCTGTGAGGATGCTGATTCTACCATCGAACCTGATATGGTGGCACTACTTTCTGCTGAACCGTGTGCACTGTCATTGGAGGAGTTTTCCAAAGAATGCGCTGCTAAACTAACAGCACTGTGGCATAGCTACTTACAGGCTggcctaaaaacaagaaaaacctTACACATGAGCTTGCATCATACTTTCATTTCAGGGATGAAGAGGGTCTTTAGATACCACTTGGTGGTGCCCATATCCCTGTGTGGGGCCCTAATTCATTTAGCTCTTCAGGGTCACCAGGGCATTGCCTGGCATGGACCACTTAACCTAATTTGCAATCTCCTCATGCCAGCTTTGTCAAGGCCATGACAAAAGTGCCAAAACACATACGCCTCCCCTTCGGCCTGTACCACTCCCTTCTGGTGCACTGTGGGAAAATGTTGGACTAGATATTGTCGAAGCATTCGAGTTAGGTACCTAGGATTGCAGGTGTATACTCACTTTAGTTGACTTTTACAACAAGTGGCCAGAAATAGCATTCACCAGCAATGTCACTACTGATACTGTCACTGACTTTCTTGCCACGATGTTGTCATTTTGGCAACCCTTTGGAAATTGTGACTGACAGTGGTGTACAATTTACATACCTTGCCTTTGCTGATTTCCTTGCAAACAGGAATATCAAAAATGCTTGTACCTTCCTGTACTTTCCTCAAGCTAATGAGGCTGTGGAGCGCATGAACTGTGTCCTGAAGGATTGTGTTTTAACGGCAAGCTCGGAGGGTAAGCCCTGGAAAACTTCTGTGAGAGATTTCATGctgcacgtcctgatattgctgagttagatgatcctggaacaacagtCTAGTCTGAAAATGTAGTCTTAACTTTATtcctacccctacccctaaacctaaccctacccataagttatcccaaaaatcagagggaaattatatatgaataacactgatgtagaagcaccaattcatgattttaagcctaaacttgacataatatGTAAACtcgtccctcaaatctgattggtttatttgaatgttgttccaggatcaacaaaaatgttgcccaggaacatgttgaactcagcaatatcaggttatgctaTCATGCTACACCTCATGCCACCACAGGTGTTGCTCCCAGTGAACTCTTGCTTGGACACAAATTGAGAACAACCTTACAAATTCTAGCTTGTGTCCACGCCCGCCAGTCTCAAGTCACAACCTACACTCACATCAAATGGGTAGCGAAGCCATCTGCTTTGAATATACCTACTCATGTGAAAAAGGGCAGGCCAAAATTTAGTCCACGTTGTATAgtacagggggaaaaaaaggacAGGACACATATATCCTTGATGACAGGAAAGTGTGGAACGCAATGCACCTTTCACCATGTCCTGGCCAAAGCCATTCAGATAATGACCCTACAGAAGTATCAATGCCAGTTGTCACACCAGTAGCTCAAGACAGTTCAGAGTCAGACACCCACCAGTCTGGTACAAAGACTTTGTTACATCATctttacacacattcacactaaTTACAACAGTACACCTTTACTATTAAGTTGTTAATTTTTAGGTGTTAAATATTTGGTGTTGAATGAATCTACACTGTTCTGTTACTTCTGTGATTGTATGGGTTTGTGTTAAGATATGTTTTGGGGTCCGCAATTGTTGCTGGACAAGAAGAAATATGCATTTCTTTACGTTATGGAAAAAgagatcttaaagggttagttcacccaaaaatgactcTAACACTTACAATATGCATCAACTAACATGTAGGATGAAATAAACTGAATTTAGTAATTCAGCTCAACTTAGATGTGCCCAAATGACTTGATTCAATCAAGTTCATCCTACATGAAGTATGTGAGTAGAGATAACATGATTGCATAATAAATGATACCTTGGTTGCAGCAGTTGTTTGAGTCTCCCAGCGCTGCACCAGCGAAGTCTTGTTTCCTAATCCACACTGATTTTTTGCCCACACTGGTCTGCCATCCTCGAGCCCAGTCCCCTTGCCTTGAGGCACAGACACCCTGTCAGCTTTCCCTGAGATTACGCTGGGCTCTCCACCCTCATTCTGGGGCTGATCCTTTGACATAGTATTGGCAGACTGTTGGGAGACTAGGTGGGATGTTAACTTTGGGCTTGTCGGCAAGTGCGGGTAACCTGGTGGAGGTGTGGGACGCAGTATAGCCTGTGTGGGGGTCTGTGATGCTGCTCGCAGTGGTGATGGCTGTGGTGCACATGCTTGTGATGGCTGTTTTGATGTGGGTATGGCTTGAGTGGTGGATTGTATGTTTGATGTACATGTAACTGTAGACTGAGTTGGTTTTGTTGTTGAGTTTTGAGTTTTGGACTGAAACTGGACTTCTCTGGTACTTTCAATTTGAGATTGACCAGTGGTTGAATTTGCTGAAGTTTGGCTTGTTGTTGCTCTAGTCTGAGGTTCCATTAGAGTGAACTGAGTGGTGGATTGTGTGGATCTTCCGGAGGGCTGTGCAGATGGcagttgttttgtttctgcaGGTCTCAAAGGAGGTTGTGTAGCTGTTGGCTGGCTTGTAATGTTCTGAGTGATTCTTGGATTGGCTTGTGAAGTGGATGTTTGCATTTGTGGTTGTGTTGTGGTCAAGGTTGTTGGTCGTGATTGCAAGCTAGGAAACTCGGGCAGTCTACTGGTAAAAAGCTGCTGTAGACTTCTGGTCTTCTCTCTGGCCATCTCCATCCAGGACAGCTCTGAAGCTGTAGATGTTGGTGCATTCTCCTGAGAGGACACTGCTGTAGTCTCTTCTCGAGGCAAGTCTATACCTTCTTTAGGGGGTGAAGGTACAATCTTAGTGTCTTTGCTGGTTGATGATAAGGGCTGAGGAGGTTCTGAAAATACATAAGAATGTATATTTGTCAGAATACCATGCAGCTTATTTCAGCCAAAAACACCCATTTTTCAGTTAAAAGGAATTGATTTAGAGTTGATCTAACCAACATGGGTAACATAGGTGAAATTGGGTATAACTTTGAAACAGTGGAAAGCTGTGCTCAAAGATATGTTATTTACATGCTACTAAGATTCTCAAACAAAGCTAAAGATTCTATAGGTGCATCGCAATTCGAAAAAGTGCACTTCAAATACCCAGATGATGCACTTAATTAACTGAAGTGTGGAATGTTCTTCATGCTCTCAACTCACAAACTTCCTTAAATAGCAGTAGAGGAGGGACTATCAGACTCTGATGTTGGATGACAAAATAATCCttataaaattcatacactaGAGTCACTATGTACTCAAACTAGACAGTTcaagtattggatagtaataactcaagagttactacATAATTCTAAAGAAACTACTACTTATTTGTATCAATATTCTtgagtgaagatcatggtaacccactagtaattaattacttaagtgttaccaaatacataagaaggaattactatacaaaactgtacaaaaacctcaaaagtttacaatgtattcagtagttactagagagttatcatgtttctcactttagaatactgatccaaataattagtaattcctccTGAaagatttggtaatacttcagtcattactagtgggttaccatgaccttcactttagaattaattatacattatgcatcattcatgttaataatAAACCTGTacatagtagttcttagtagttatCTGGGAGGtgtgaaaaaacagtagttaatGATTAGCTAAtggtgaactaccaccttcaactgagcactattgcttactaattcattaatcagagtttcttgttagttaatagtagttactagagtgttaataatgcattactcatttgttcctgtgtagttattcattaatgaaggatcagtattctaaagtgttaccagctgttatttttgttttgtttttgcacacaaaaagttttcttcATAGCATTGATTCAAAAGTTGATTCATAGCATTAAGGTTAAAGCACTGCAGTCACAcgaactattttaatgatgtctttgcTGCCTTTCTGGGCTTTGAAatgtgcaatgacgttgctgcctatgtgtggttcagaaacctctaggatttcatcaaaaatatcttaatttgtgttccgaagtcTTACGGtttttgggacgacatgagggtgagtacttaatgacagaaatttcattttttgggtgaactaaccttttaagatTCCCTAgcttatttttgtaataatcGTATATTACAACTCACTGTACTGTTCTGCTTATCGCTACTCTTTTTAAATTATACTAAAATTGACAAATCATTAATAGGCATTAAAGATAACAAAGACTTTATTGGTTTAATGATTTAGTAAAGTCAATTGTCAGTTCAATCAAAAGAGGTATAACTTGAACAGAGATGTATGAGCACAATCTGCCATTTGTTTACTCAGTTGAGTAACCACTATCAGTGTAATCACAGACACAGTTAAACATTTGGACAAAGCAGCTTTCTAAAAGCTTTGACTCAGACAAGCACACAGACTGTTTCCTCATATGACCTGGAACATCATCCTCATAAGATGTGTCTTATTTGCAAACTAAATAATTCTGAGGATTAATCTTCAAGCACCATGGGAAACCGTAAAAAGAAACTCACCAGCATGTCTGAGGAAGCCAGCTCTCTCTTTGTCTCTACAGAAACCCTTGGGTGGTGAACTGGAGGACTGAACTGAAGTTGAGGACTCATCGATTTGGAGAGAAGGATCTTTGAGTTTAGCATGGAGTCTTATAGACCCCAGGCCAGAGTGTTGATCTTCAGGTTCTACATAGCTGGTTGAATCAAGCTGTGAGGCCAGAGGTTTTGTCTTGTCTTCTGACTGAGCTTTGTCCAAACGAAACTTTAGCGAAAGAGAGGTAGAGCGAAGCTTGACTCCAAATGCATTTGTAGTCTCCCTCTCTTTTCCCGCCGTCATGTCTTCCACCACATCCTCAAATGCCTCTTTTGCCAACTCCTGTACTTCTTCCTCAGTAGCATCTACACCAATCTCCTGTATCTTGTTGTCCTGACTCTCCTCGTTTGTTGGTATCACTGAATCGGTGACCGTTTTGTCTTCCTTCTTTGATGATGGTGGTATGTTAGCAcacaggtcttttattgttttctcAACTTGTGAACTTACCTGCCGCTCTATCTTGAAATTTAAAGGTTTGGTAGCTTCGGTAGCTTCTTTTTTCAGTCCAGCTTGCCCAAATACTCCAGTGAAGCTTGCAGTCCTTGGACGCTCTTGATTTTTGTCTGAGGAGACACTGAAGTGGAATGATCCAGACACAGTTCTCTCTCGCTTTATGGGTTCTGTTTGAGTGTGATCTTCCTGACTAACAGCCGACTCTG is a window of Megalobrama amblycephala isolate DHTTF-2021 linkage group LG6, ASM1881202v1, whole genome shotgun sequence DNA encoding:
- the cracdla gene encoding mucin-5AC isoform X6 yields the protein MPEIRPAALSQRFTSASVPVKMNVLETSGDPEGEGSDDLTGRKKSRLKSFKSRLFGKIKRKEDDGGMKQSQSESDITWGVEDSDCSKGMLGSRAFSHDSIFQAEQSFSDPEPLRILSQENIHGKIRALQMKLQQQKMHLGPPPVLLPIKRHEDLGGSSEDDGLPRSPPEVSRGEGLNMSISNKASSQPLSPRPICPAPAPLSSLAPGSGVDFSTPPQFTSLLDNSAARHRMSLKPKNQRASAKNKKVVTSAVSRSRSESLNNLDCSLTTREEEEELAHVKEIPRAHSYSSQVLRPGERLTASQIKSFPVSPLMSLQTAGDSRQVSAEPELERKILPTSPPIPSLREMTPAESPVAKPPIPVVPIDKKGKEVSEMLSSSKLHKNSQSNLVSSVRPNTCTTPELSLVKDEKSNATLIQNKMDTLSKYSVESALNIENRLASAHAPANVICGVNLRPSSLRRNVPSTDEKQESKTLQPGSTESAVSQEDHTQTEPIKRERTVSGSFHFSVSSDKNQERPRTASFTGVFGQAGLKKEATEATKPLNFKIERQVSSQVEKTIKDLCANIPPSSKKEDKTVTDSVIPTNEESQDNKIQEIGVDATEEEVQELAKEAFEDVVEDMTAGKERETTNAFGVKLRSTSLSLKFRLDKAQSEDKTKPLASQLDSTSYVEPEDQHSGLGSIRLHAKLKDPSLQIDESSTSVQSSSSPPKGFCRDKERAGFLRHAEPPQPLSSTSKDTKIVPSPPKEGIDLPREETTAVSSQENAPTSTASELSWMEMAREKTRSLQQLFTSRLPEFPSLQSRPTTLTTTQPQMQTSTSQANPRITQNITSQPTATQPPLRPAETKQLPSAQPSGRSTQSTTQFTLMEPQTRATTSQTSANSTTGQSQIESTREVQFQSKTQNSTTKPTQSTVTCTSNIQSTTQAIPTSKQPSQACAPQPSPLRAASQTPTQAILRPTPPPGYPHLPTSPKLTSHLVSQQSANTMSKDQPQNEGGEPSVISGKADRVSVPQGKGTGLEDGRPVWAKNQCGLGNKTSLVQRWETQTTAATKTGEQKATSESSSTSQSTVPLRPISKVSGTSTGFDPSMSMQASVTSVPMRSTDREDKWQQKPVLPSSSSPSSSPSSSPVQSVRESAQPSWMELAKRKSLAWSDKTMD
- the cracdla gene encoding mucin-5AC isoform X7; translated protein: MNVLETSGDPEGEGSDDLTGRKKSRLKSFKSRLFGKIKRKEDDGGMKQSQSESDITWGVEDSDCSKGMLGSRAFSHDSIFQAEQSFSDPEPLRILSQENIHGKIRALQMKLQQQKMHLGPPPVLLPIKRHEDLGGSSEDDGLPRSPPEVSRGEGLNMSISNKKHSTLSLAGTGSEEEEQASSQPLSPRPICPAPAPLSSLAPGSGVDFSTPPQFTSLLDNSAARHRMSLKPKNQRASAKNKKVVTSAVSRSRSESLNNLDCSLTTREEEEELAHVKEIPRAHSYSSQVLRPGERLTASQIKSFPVSPLMSLQTAGDSRQVSAEPELERKILPTSPPIPSLREMTPAESPVAKPPIPVVPIDKKGKEVSEMLSSSKLHKNSQSNLVSSVRPNTCTTPELSLVKDEKSNATLIQNKMDTLSKYSVESALNIENRLASAHAPANVICGVNLRPSSLRRNVPSTDEKQESKTLQPGSTESAVSQEDHTQTEPIKRERTVSGSFHFSVSSDKNQERPRTASFTGVFGQAGLKKEATEATKPLNFKIERQVSSQVEKTIKDLCANIPPSSKKEDKTVTDSVIPTNEESQDNKIQEIGVDATEEEVQELAKEAFEDVVEDMTAGKERETTNAFGVKLRSTSLSLKFRLDKAQSEDKTKPLASQLDSTSYVEPEDQHSGLGSIRLHAKLKDPSLQIDESSTSVQSSSSPPKGFCRDKERAGFLRHAEPPQPLSSTSKDTKIVPSPPKEGIDLPREETTAVSSQENAPTSTASELSWMEMAREKTRSLQQLFTSRLPEFPSLQSRPTTLTTTQPQMQTSTSQANPRITQNITSQPTATQPPLRPAETKQLPSAQPSGRSTQSTTQFTLMEPQTRATTSQTSANSTTGQSQIESTREVQFQSKTQNSTTKPTQSTVTCTSNIQSTTQAIPTSKQPSQACAPQPSPLRAASQTPTQAILRPTPPPGYPHLPTSPKLTSHLVSQQSANTMSKDQPQNEGGEPSVISGKADRVSVPQGKGTGLEDGRPVWAKNQCGLGNKTSLVQRWETQTTAATKTGEQKATSESSSTSQSTVPLRPISKVSGTSTGFDPSMSMQASVTSVPMRSTDREDKWQQKPVLPSSSSPSSSPSSSPVQSVRESAQPSWMELAKRKSLAWSDKTMD
- the cracdla gene encoding mucin-5AC isoform X2, which encodes MPEIRPAALSQRFTSASVPVKMNVLETSGDPEGEGSDDLTGRKKSRLKSFKSRLFGKIKRKEDDGGMKQSQSESDITWGVEDSDCSKGMLGSRAFSHDSIFQAEQSFSDPEPLRILSQENIHGKIRALQMKLQQQKMHLGPPPVLLPIKRHEDLGGSSEDDGLPRSPPEVSRGEGLNMSISNKHSTLSLAGTGSEEEEQASSQPLSPRPICPAPAPLSSLAPGSGVDFSTPPQFTSLLDNSAARHRMSLKPKNQRASAKNKKVVTSAVSRSRSESLNNLDCSLTTREEEEELAHVKEIPRAHSYSSQVLRPGERLTASQIKSFPVSPLMSLQTAGDSRQVSAEPELERKILPTSPPIPSLREMTPAESPVAKPPIPVVPIDKKGKEVSEMLSSSKLHKNSQSNLVSSVRPNTCTTPELSLVKDEKSNATLIQNKMDTLSKYSVESALNIENRLASAHAPANVICGVNLRPSSLRRNVPSTDEKQESKTLQPGSTESAVSQEDHTQTEPIKRERTVSGSFHFSVSSDKNQERPRTASFTGVFGQAGLKKEATEATKPLNFKIERQVSSQVEKTIKDLCANIPPSSKKEDKTVTDSVIPTNEESQDNKIQEIGVDATEEEVQELAKEAFEDVVEDMTAGKERETTNAFGVKLRSTSLSLKFRLDKAQSEDKTKPLASQLDSTSYVEPEDQHSGLGSIRLHAKLKDPSLQIDESSTSVQSSSSPPKGFCRDKERAGFLRHAEPPQPLSSTSKDTKIVPSPPKEGIDLPREETTAVSSQENAPTSTASELSWMEMAREKTRSLQQLFTSRLPEFPSLQSRPTTLTTTQPQMQTSTSQANPRITQNITSQPTATQPPLRPAETKQLPSAQPSGRSTQSTTQFTLMEPQTRATTSQTSANSTTGQSQIESTREVQFQSKTQNSTTKPTQSTVTCTSNIQSTTQAIPTSKQPSQACAPQPSPLRAASQTPTQAILRPTPPPGYPHLPTSPKLTSHLVSQQSANTMSKDQPQNEGGEPSVISGKADRVSVPQGKGTGLEDGRPVWAKNQCGLGNKTSLVQRWETQTTAATKTGEQKATSESSSTSQSTVPLRPISKVSGTSTGFDPSMSMQASVTSVPMRSTDREDKWQQKPVLPSSSSPSSSPSSSPVQSVRESAQPSWMELAKRKSLAWSDKTMD